Proteins encoded together in one Camelina sativa cultivar DH55 chromosome 9, Cs, whole genome shotgun sequence window:
- the LOC104710873 gene encoding somatic embryogenesis receptor kinase 1-like, translating into MVARNSRRELFFLAASLISLTLALLGLTEANSEGDALHALRQSLSDPDHVLQSWDPTLVNPCTWFHVTCNQHNQVTRLDLGNSNLSGQLVPELGKLQHLQYLELYKNEIQGTIPFELGNLKSLISLDLYSNNLSGKIPSSLGKLKSLVFLRLNENQLTGPIPRELTAVSSLKVVDVSSNDLCGTIPVEGPFEHIPMQNFENNLRLEGPELLGLASYDTNCT; encoded by the exons ATGGTGGCGAGAAACAGTCGACGGGAGCTATTCTTCTTAGCAGCTTCTCTGATCTCACTAACCTTAGCTTTACTTGGCCTAACGGAAGCAAACTCCGAAGGCGACGCTCTTCACGCTCTTCGACAGAGCTTGTCAGATCCAGACCATGTTCTTCAGAGCTGGGATCCAACTCTTGTTAATCCTTGTACTTGGTTTCATGTCACTTGTAATCAACACAACCAAGTCACTCGACT GGATTTGGGGAACTCAAACTTATCTGGACAACTTGTACCTGAACTTGGGAAGCTTCAACATTTACAATATCT TGAACTCTACAAAAACGAGATTCAAGGAACTATACCTTTTGAACTTGGGAATCTGAAGAGTTTGATCAGTTTGGATCTGTACAGCAACAATCTCTCCGGGAAGATACCGTCTTCTTTGGGGAAATTGAAGTCACTCGTCTTTCT GCGGCTTAACGAAAACCAATTAACCGGTCCAATTCCTAGAGAGCTCACCGCTGTTTCAAGCCTCAAAGTTGT TGATGTATCAAGCAATGATTTGTGTGGAACGATACCAGTAGAAGGACCTTTTGAACACATTCCTATGCAAAA CTTTGAGAACAACCTGAGATTGGAGGGACCCGAACTACTAGGTCTTGCAAGCTACGACACCAATTGCACTTGA
- the LOC104710872 gene encoding uncharacterized protein LOC104710872 translates to MITGESRFLWLYRAPFIITDDLKVALNSMGLVLNVLNDLGYAGFDKLQEMVIDVGFEEVLTLLGCMFTSESPLTDTFLRKNCMSKKHKMFTPLVQEMKVAGNADELISLKVYVRKTDRLILYAECREDFVDFLFTFLAIPLEFAWEFSVDSMNMGCVGNLCRSVKDLCFEKQKEATDSCLSTRVAVLCQVPKGCSLMPLTSLTNGYSLLDPLLLLLMLVPVMVLVALS, encoded by the exons ATGA TCACCGGAGAGAGTCGATTTCTTTGGTTGTATCGAGCTCCATTTATCATCACTGATGATCTGAAGGTGGCATTGAATTCTATGGGTCTTGTTCTTAACGTCCTCAATGACCTTGGCTATGCTGGTTTTGACAAGCTGCAAGAAATGGTCATTGATGTTGGTTTTGAAGA GGTGCTAACTTTGTTAGGGTGTATGTTTACTTCAGAGTCTCCCTTGACAGACACATTCCTGAGGAAAAATTGTATGTCCAAGAAGCATAAAATGTTCACACCACTCGTGCAAGAAATGAAAGTTGCAGGAAATGCAGATGAGCTCATATCTTTGAAAGTTTACGTTAGAAAGACAGACAGGTTGATTCTTTATGCTGAGTGCAGAgaagattttgttgattttcttttcacttttcttgCCATCCCGCTTGAGTTTGCTTGGGAGTTTTCTGTTGACAGTATGAATATGGGCTGCGTTGGTAATCTCTGCAGAAGCGTGAAAGATTTGTGCTTTGAGAAGCAGAAAGAAGCCACTGATTCTTGTCTCTCAACAAGAGTAGCTGTCCTGTGTCAGGTGCCAAAAGGGTGTTCTCTTATGCCATTAACGAGTCTAACAAATGGGTATTCTCTCCTGGATCCACTACTGCTACTGCTGATGCTGGTTCCGGTTATGGTCCTGGTAGCTCTGTCGTGA